A window of the Rhodoluna limnophila genome harbors these coding sequences:
- a CDS encoding DNA polymerase III subunit alpha codes for MERFTHLNVASAFSGHYGVTRPEHLAEAAVSLGFDALAITDRDGLYGAVKHIGACLKVGLSPIVGVNLLVFDESGAELARCIILCHGHTQGAGWSQLCKIVSGAHSGRIFGSSKKSIGIKRSQLSELIGDQANCTVLITPDSDVGREAIAGNRIRAKQALDAWKQLFRTPGSLGLEIASHITEPGTEYSVDQSRRLLQLADALSVPTVLTNSVRYLDPDGALTADILDSARHLEPLGYFRPQPNAQAWLKPGGLMHALALEITQDQARAGQLIETTNKLAERCRLDPVADCSWGKPKTPEKSALGIDGSPFEVLWQKAHAGISRYYPTASQAELQQIQHRLGQELITINKLGFATYFLTVADVAQMIRDMNIRSQARGSGAGSLTNYLLGISGVDPIEHDLLFERFLSTERSSLPDIDIDVESARRHDIYRAVFKRYGSNRVTLLSMQSKYQGRGAMRDSGLALGLNDDQIDEIAKSMWRFSARNFRGALATKPELAKFAEEVEQDRQMNLLVDITERLDRLPRHISMHPCGLILGDLNLLQVTPVEPSGMGLPMSQFDKDDMDPMGLLKLDILGVRMQSAMAHAVREIERVRGQKLDLDAIPRDDPDTFKLIRTTNTLGIFQIESPGQRELTGKHQPTEFNDLTIQISLFRPGPMKGNMIAPYLDGRHGFARADFIHSDLEPILRETWGVVIFHEHVIRILSKMTGCSLAKGDEMRRSLENPRLKPEIEKFFRSESANRGYSQPVIERVWSIIEGFSSFGFCKAHGAAFAVPTYQSAWLKTHHPTEFMAGLFTHDPGMYPKRLLLSEARRLGVKLLPVDVNKSTDEYLVEEGGIRMAIHEIQGISEAEVKRILEHRPFTDIGDFYLRARPSRRTLENLALIGALDSLAKTESGSNRGDILARVRQLNAIKNRPLPESQQPTLDFNLIEQLPQGNPNPSSAEQVASELSILKLDVTEHVLELYRPMLDEMGVVRADELVELRSKSEVLVAGVRVATQTPPMKSGKRVVFVTLDDGSGCSDSTFFDEAQKRCSHILFNTRLIVIAGQTRRTGVRGVSIMAENAWDIRELWNQWLAKQAAS; via the coding sequence ATGGAGAGATTCACTCATCTCAACGTGGCATCGGCTTTCTCGGGGCACTACGGGGTCACCAGACCCGAACATTTAGCCGAGGCGGCCGTCAGCCTGGGCTTTGACGCACTCGCAATCACCGACCGAGACGGCCTATACGGAGCAGTAAAACACATCGGGGCCTGTCTAAAAGTTGGGCTATCTCCGATAGTTGGCGTGAATTTGTTGGTCTTCGACGAGTCGGGGGCAGAACTAGCCCGATGCATAATTTTGTGCCACGGCCACACCCAAGGCGCCGGCTGGTCTCAGCTATGCAAAATAGTTTCAGGAGCCCACTCGGGCCGCATCTTTGGCAGCAGCAAAAAGAGCATCGGAATCAAACGTAGCCAACTTTCTGAGCTGATCGGCGACCAAGCCAATTGCACAGTACTAATTACCCCAGACAGCGATGTAGGCAGAGAGGCTATTGCCGGAAACCGCATCCGGGCCAAGCAAGCGCTGGATGCATGGAAGCAACTGTTTCGGACACCAGGTTCTCTTGGGCTAGAGATTGCCAGCCACATCACTGAACCTGGTACCGAATACTCAGTAGACCAGAGCCGCCGGCTACTGCAGCTTGCCGACGCACTATCGGTGCCTACGGTACTAACCAATTCGGTCAGATACCTTGACCCAGATGGCGCCCTGACTGCAGACATTCTGGATTCCGCGAGGCATTTGGAACCATTGGGTTACTTTAGGCCTCAGCCCAACGCCCAGGCTTGGCTAAAACCCGGCGGGCTGATGCACGCGCTTGCTTTAGAGATCACTCAGGACCAAGCACGAGCGGGGCAACTGATTGAAACCACCAACAAATTGGCTGAACGATGTCGGCTTGATCCGGTAGCTGATTGCAGTTGGGGAAAACCAAAAACTCCAGAGAAATCTGCCTTAGGAATAGACGGCAGCCCATTTGAGGTGCTTTGGCAAAAAGCACATGCCGGAATATCGCGCTACTACCCCACCGCGAGCCAAGCTGAGCTTCAGCAAATTCAGCATCGACTCGGGCAAGAGTTGATCACAATCAACAAACTGGGTTTTGCGACCTACTTTCTGACAGTCGCTGATGTTGCCCAGATGATTCGCGACATGAACATCCGCAGTCAAGCTAGAGGTTCGGGAGCTGGCTCGCTAACCAATTACCTACTAGGCATAAGTGGCGTAGACCCAATCGAACACGACTTACTGTTTGAACGCTTTCTCAGCACCGAAAGATCATCTCTGCCAGACATCGACATCGATGTAGAGTCAGCTCGAAGACACGACATCTATCGAGCAGTTTTCAAACGCTACGGCTCTAATCGCGTGACTCTGCTGTCGATGCAAAGCAAATACCAAGGGCGCGGTGCAATGCGCGACTCTGGCCTGGCACTGGGGCTCAATGATGACCAAATTGATGAAATTGCCAAGAGCATGTGGCGTTTCAGCGCCAGAAATTTTAGAGGCGCACTGGCTACTAAACCAGAGCTAGCAAAATTTGCTGAAGAGGTAGAACAAGATCGGCAAATGAACCTGCTGGTAGACATAACCGAACGGCTAGACCGACTACCGAGACACATATCCATGCACCCTTGCGGGCTCATCCTCGGAGACCTCAATCTGTTGCAGGTTACGCCGGTCGAGCCGAGTGGCATGGGTCTACCAATGAGTCAGTTCGATAAAGATGACATGGACCCTATGGGTCTACTAAAACTCGACATCCTTGGCGTGCGCATGCAAAGCGCAATGGCCCATGCCGTTCGAGAGATAGAAAGGGTTAGGGGCCAAAAGCTTGATCTAGATGCCATCCCTCGAGATGACCCGGACACGTTCAAACTGATTAGGACCACCAACACCCTAGGGATCTTCCAGATTGAAAGCCCCGGCCAGAGAGAACTAACCGGAAAACATCAACCAACCGAGTTCAACGACCTAACCATTCAGATTTCTCTCTTTAGACCAGGTCCGATGAAGGGCAATATGATTGCGCCCTATCTTGATGGCAGACATGGCTTTGCTAGGGCCGACTTCATTCACTCGGATCTAGAGCCGATCTTGCGAGAGACCTGGGGTGTGGTGATATTCCACGAGCACGTAATTAGAATCCTGAGCAAGATGACTGGGTGCAGTCTGGCCAAAGGTGATGAGATGAGGAGATCACTTGAGAACCCGCGACTAAAACCCGAAATTGAAAAATTCTTCAGATCTGAATCTGCTAATCGGGGCTATTCCCAGCCGGTTATTGAACGGGTTTGGTCAATTATCGAGGGCTTCAGCAGTTTCGGATTCTGCAAGGCACACGGAGCAGCCTTTGCAGTGCCTACCTATCAAAGTGCGTGGCTGAAGACCCATCACCCCACCGAATTTATGGCGGGGCTTTTCACCCATGACCCGGGCATGTACCCAAAGCGTCTTTTACTCTCTGAGGCCCGGCGGCTAGGCGTGAAGTTGTTGCCGGTTGATGTAAATAAATCCACCGATGAATACCTCGTCGAAGAGGGCGGAATCAGAATGGCAATCCACGAGATTCAGGGAATCAGTGAGGCTGAGGTAAAACGAATACTGGAACACCGGCCGTTTACCGACATTGGCGATTTCTATCTGCGCGCTAGACCGAGCAGAAGAACGCTCGAAAATTTGGCCCTAATCGGAGCACTGGACTCTCTTGCTAAAACAGAAAGCGGAAGCAATCGAGGAGACATACTGGCCAGGGTCAGGCAACTCAACGCGATTAAGAATCGGCCACTTCCCGAATCCCAACAGCCAACCTTAGATTTCAATTTGATTGAGCAACTTCCACAGGGAAACCCAAACCCAAGTTCAGCGGAGCAAGTTGCTAGCGAACTAAGCATTTTGAAACTCGACGTTACCGAACATGTTCTTGAGCTCTATCGCCCAATGCTTGACGAAATGGGGGTTGTCAGGGCCGATGAACTGGTTGAGTTACGCAGTAAATCTGAGGTTTTAGTGGCCGGAGTCAGGGTTGCAACCCAGACGCCACCTATGAAGTCGGGTAAACGCGTGGTTTTTGTTACCTTGGATGACGGTTCGGGATGCAGTGATAGTACATTTTTTGATGAAGCTCAAAAACGCTGCAGCCATATCCTGTTCAACACTCGACTAATTGTGATTGCCGGACAGACCAGGCGGACCGGCGTTAGAGGTGTTTCGATCATGGCTGAAAACGCCTGGGACATCAGAGAGCTTTGGAATCAGTGGCTAGCTAAACAAGCTGCAAGTTAG
- a CDS encoding Bax inhibitor-1/YccA family membrane protein — translation MSISHNPLFNRAMQTGVEAARIDQAAVDAEFAKITSTPKMTVEGTAGKVFGMFLILVATAAATWVIPALQALFMPALFVGLGLGLWATFSKQVRPAVIIAYAAVEGVVIGGISAIYEAQYPGIVQNAVLGTFATAGAMFAAYRFGWIKVNARFTRVMTFALIGYMGFAIINLIVGMIAGNAGVYSSGFAWLAGLAGVVLAAFTLNLDFEAIVDGSRRGMPVENEWRAAFGLTASMIWLYMEILRLLAIFNRD, via the coding sequence ATGTCTATTTCACACAACCCACTTTTTAATCGTGCAATGCAGACCGGTGTCGAAGCTGCCCGAATTGATCAGGCTGCAGTTGACGCTGAGTTCGCAAAAATTACCTCGACCCCAAAGATGACCGTAGAGGGTACTGCCGGCAAGGTGTTCGGCATGTTCCTTATTTTGGTGGCAACTGCTGCGGCAACCTGGGTGATTCCTGCGCTACAGGCTCTGTTCATGCCTGCGCTCTTTGTTGGCCTTGGCCTCGGTCTTTGGGCAACCTTTTCAAAGCAGGTTCGTCCGGCCGTAATCATCGCCTACGCAGCTGTTGAAGGTGTTGTCATCGGTGGAATCTCGGCGATTTATGAGGCTCAGTATCCGGGCATCGTTCAAAATGCTGTACTTGGTACTTTTGCTACCGCGGGTGCTATGTTTGCCGCTTACCGTTTTGGTTGGATCAAGGTTAACGCTCGCTTTACCCGGGTAATGACCTTTGCTCTAATCGGGTACATGGGTTTTGCGATCATCAACCTCATCGTTGGAATGATTGCTGGCAACGCTGGCGTTTATTCTTCAGGATTTGCTTGGCTAGCTGGGCTTGCGGGCGTGGTGCTTGCGGCATTCACACTCAACCTGGACTTCGAGGCCATTGTTGACGGTTCTCGCCGAGGTATGCCGGTCGAGAATGAGTGGCGTGCGGCCTTTGGCCTAACCGCATCCATGATCTGGTTGTACATGGAGATTCTGCGTTTGCTCGCAATCTTCAATCGCGACTAA
- a CDS encoding alpha/beta hydrolase, whose translation MASSASDLARPHVWRPANDVAAAKTLLLLHGSGADEFDLLPLGKALDPTANLLSPRGLVRVEGANRFFMRYEDGSFDEAGIVRNSADLAEFLWVASGEYGFDPDNVYAVGFSNGANAAGAMLLLQPDSLQGIVAFGTTKSFEKTPFKKLPSLVGKRVWIANGEQDHYSPPERTEAMIQEFEGLGAKVELLMHPGGHTIAGEHVQQIARQLS comes from the coding sequence ATGGCCAGCTCAGCATCTGACCTAGCCCGGCCACACGTATGGCGCCCAGCGAATGACGTCGCGGCAGCTAAAACGTTGCTGTTGCTGCATGGTTCTGGCGCTGATGAGTTTGACCTCCTGCCGCTTGGCAAGGCTCTCGATCCAACCGCGAACTTGTTGTCACCTCGCGGCCTGGTTCGGGTTGAAGGTGCTAACCGTTTCTTCATGCGTTACGAAGATGGCAGTTTCGATGAGGCTGGCATTGTCCGCAACTCGGCCGATTTAGCCGAGTTTCTGTGGGTTGCATCTGGGGAATACGGTTTTGACCCAGACAACGTTTACGCAGTCGGGTTCTCGAATGGTGCTAACGCGGCCGGTGCCATGTTGCTGTTACAGCCGGACTCTCTCCAAGGAATCGTTGCCTTTGGTACGACCAAGTCGTTTGAGAAAACACCTTTCAAGAAATTGCCAAGTCTGGTCGGCAAGCGCGTTTGGATTGCGAACGGAGAGCAAGATCACTATTCGCCGCCAGAACGAACTGAAGCAATGATTCAGGAGTTTGAGGGTTTGGGCGCCAAGGTGGAGCTATTGATGCATCCGGGTGGGCACACAATTGCTGGTGAACATGTTCAGCAAATTGCCAGACAACTCTCATAA
- the deoC gene encoding deoxyribose-phosphate aldolase: MSKTYRGLTRTQIAKTLDHSVLKPNASYTDVTVGAKVALDEDVASYCIRPMDVAVAHEVLKQSDVPVCTVIGFPHGSTTTATKVFETQEAISLGATEIDMVLNVSALISGDLDFVEADIAAVVSAARESRESIIVKVIFETALLTNEQIATACKLTEAGGADYVKTSTGFATAGATLEHVALMKSCVGDRLKVKASGGVRTLDQVVDFIEAGASRCGTSIAAEILAEFDSKAV, from the coding sequence ATGTCAAAGACTTACCGCGGACTCACCCGAACCCAAATTGCCAAGACGCTTGACCACTCGGTTTTGAAGCCGAATGCAAGCTACACCGATGTAACCGTTGGTGCCAAAGTTGCCCTCGATGAGGATGTTGCTTCTTACTGCATTCGTCCGATGGATGTTGCTGTGGCTCACGAGGTTTTGAAGCAGAGTGATGTACCTGTTTGCACCGTGATTGGCTTTCCGCACGGATCAACTACAACCGCCACTAAGGTTTTTGAGACCCAGGAGGCAATATCTCTGGGTGCCACCGAGATCGACATGGTGCTGAATGTTTCAGCGTTGATTTCAGGTGACCTAGATTTCGTTGAGGCTGATATTGCGGCCGTAGTTTCGGCTGCCAGAGAGTCGCGCGAATCAATTATCGTCAAGGTTATTTTTGAAACCGCCTTGCTAACCAATGAGCAAATTGCCACTGCCTGCAAACTCACCGAGGCAGGCGGTGCCGACTACGTAAAGACATCTACTGGATTTGCTACCGCAGGAGCGACGCTAGAGCACGTTGCCCTGATGAAGAGCTGTGTAGGAGACAGACTAAAGGTCAAGGCATCAGGTGGTGTCAGGACTCTTGATCAGGTGGTCGATTTTATTGAGGCTGGAGCTTCGCGCTGCGGTACCTCAATTGCGGCAGAGATTCTGGCTGAGTTCGATTCCAAAGCTGTTTAG
- a CDS encoding DUF167 domain-containing protein — protein MRITVQVKPGSKKGPLIENSPDGTLVVFLQQRAVDGAANEGLIALLAKHFGVSKSRVFIEAGHASRIKRVSINN, from the coding sequence ATGCGCATCACGGTTCAAGTCAAACCGGGCTCAAAAAAGGGGCCACTGATTGAGAATTCCCCCGATGGAACCCTAGTGGTCTTTCTTCAACAGCGGGCCGTCGATGGCGCGGCTAACGAGGGACTAATCGCCCTGTTGGCTAAACACTTCGGCGTTTCAAAATCGAGAGTGTTCATAGAAGCGGGGCATGCATCACGCATTAAACGAGTCTCAATCAACAACTAG
- a CDS encoding RpiB/LacA/LacB family sugar-phosphate isomerase translates to MKIAMANDHAGRGLKNEIKALLESWGHEVVDFGTHTDDPADLPDFVYPAAMAVARGEVDRGIFVDGVGYGSAMIANKVSGVYAAVCQDSFCAELARSHSDTNVLCLGGKIIGSAIALEIVRVWMETEWLGRDEPKYARRVQKVVDINNAQLVAVK, encoded by the coding sequence ATGAAGATTGCAATGGCAAACGATCACGCAGGGCGTGGACTAAAAAATGAGATCAAGGCGTTGCTAGAGAGCTGGGGCCACGAGGTCGTCGATTTCGGCACCCACACCGATGACCCAGCTGATCTTCCAGACTTTGTCTATCCGGCAGCGATGGCGGTAGCTCGCGGAGAGGTAGACCGCGGCATTTTCGTCGACGGTGTTGGTTACGGTAGTGCCATGATCGCTAATAAGGTGTCTGGAGTTTATGCGGCCGTTTGCCAGGATTCATTCTGCGCTGAATTGGCCCGGTCACACTCTGACACCAACGTTTTGTGCCTCGGCGGAAAAATCATCGGTTCGGCTATTGCCCTCGAAATCGTTCGAGTCTGGATGGAGACCGAATGGCTCGGACGCGACGAACCGAAGTACGCCCGCAGAGTACAAAAAGTCGTGGACATCAACAATGCCCAGTTGGTAGCCGTCAAGTAG
- the rsfS gene encoding ribosome silencing factor, which yields MTATAQAIKTANLAANAAADKLAENIIALDITAVMPLTDIYVLASGRNERQVSAISDNIEEVMLENGFKLLHREGKELGRWILLDFGDVVCHVMHEEDRMFYSLERLYSDQPVVKLDIVPAAENLL from the coding sequence GTGACCGCAACCGCTCAAGCAATCAAAACCGCCAATCTAGCAGCCAATGCCGCCGCAGATAAATTGGCCGAAAACATCATTGCTCTCGACATCACAGCGGTTATGCCGCTCACCGACATTTACGTCTTGGCATCTGGCCGAAACGAACGTCAGGTATCGGCAATCTCTGACAACATCGAAGAAGTAATGCTTGAGAACGGCTTCAAGTTGCTACACCGCGAGGGTAAAGAACTAGGGCGTTGGATTCTTCTGGACTTTGGCGATGTTGTTTGCCACGTGATGCATGAAGAAGACCGCATGTTCTATTCTCTTGAGCGTCTTTACAGTGACCAGCCAGTAGTTAAGTTGGACATAGTTCCGGCAGCTGAAAACTTGTTGTAA
- the nadD gene encoding nicotinate-nucleotide adenylyltransferase → MSHARLGVMGGTFDPIHYGHLVAANEVAFALNLDHVVFVPAGQPWQKGSVSDAAHRFEMTRLAIEGNPDFSVSRVDVDRSGATYAVDTVADIASENPDAELFFITGADALADIFSWKDPERLLKLAKFIGVSRPGHKLSVPRGAEDAVTLVEISALAISSTDIRERVLQGKPTRYLLPDAVLDYITEHQLYEGNK, encoded by the coding sequence ATGAGCCACGCTCGACTGGGAGTGATGGGTGGCACCTTTGACCCAATTCACTACGGCCACTTGGTTGCGGCCAACGAGGTCGCATTCGCGCTGAATCTGGATCATGTTGTATTCGTTCCGGCAGGGCAGCCGTGGCAAAAAGGCTCAGTTTCTGATGCTGCTCACCGCTTCGAAATGACCCGCTTGGCGATCGAGGGAAATCCCGATTTCTCTGTAAGTCGGGTTGACGTTGACCGCAGTGGAGCAACTTATGCCGTCGACACCGTGGCAGACATTGCCTCCGAAAACCCAGATGCTGAACTTTTCTTCATCACCGGTGCAGACGCGCTAGCTGATATCTTTAGCTGGAAGGATCCGGAACGACTCCTGAAGCTTGCAAAATTCATCGGTGTTTCGAGGCCAGGTCATAAGCTTTCCGTACCTCGGGGTGCAGAGGATGCGGTGACCCTGGTTGAAATTTCTGCCTTGGCTATCTCTTCAACCGACATTCGCGAGAGAGTTCTTCAGGGTAAGCCAACCAGGTATCTGCTTCCAGATGCGGTTCTTGATTACATTACTGAGCACCAACTTTATGAGGGGAACAAGTGA
- a CDS encoding glutamate-5-semialdehyde dehydrogenase: protein MVTAIEKIRLAKGASASLGQASTATKNEALRQIAELLPVRADEIIAANAVDLAKGQAEGMTESLQDRLRLDHGRIQAIADAVREIISLPDPIGDVIRGMSLPNALKLTQVRVPLGVIGVIYEARPNVTIDIAVLAIKSGNATVLRGGRAAENTNAVLVALLQDALALAGLDSAAIQTVDEFGRDGGVEMMRAVGLIDVLIPRGGAGLIRQVIDEAKVPVIQTGDGVVHIYIDETARLDWAVEIVHNAKVQRPSVCNAAETLLIHENAVERILPAVLDRLAESGVRIHGDEATQDAFFAAIPATEEDWSAEYHDLDIAVRVVKDLDEALVHIAQYSTKHTEAIITENVTNAERFLNEVDASTVMVNASTRFTDGGEFGFGAEVGISTQKLHARGPMGLPELTSTKWLVRGTGQVRA from the coding sequence ATGGTTACTGCAATTGAGAAAATTCGCCTCGCGAAGGGAGCTTCGGCTTCTTTGGGCCAGGCATCAACTGCCACAAAAAATGAGGCACTGCGTCAGATTGCTGAACTTCTTCCGGTTCGCGCTGACGAAATCATCGCAGCTAATGCCGTAGACCTTGCTAAGGGTCAAGCTGAGGGCATGACTGAGAGCCTTCAAGACCGTTTGAGGCTAGATCACGGGCGAATTCAGGCCATTGCAGACGCCGTTCGAGAAATCATCTCTCTACCGGATCCGATTGGCGATGTAATCCGTGGCATGTCGCTACCGAACGCACTTAAGCTCACTCAGGTTCGCGTTCCACTTGGTGTTATCGGAGTAATCTACGAGGCCCGTCCAAATGTCACCATTGACATCGCAGTTTTGGCAATCAAGAGCGGAAACGCCACGGTGCTCAGGGGTGGTCGAGCTGCCGAAAACACCAATGCGGTGCTAGTCGCGCTCTTGCAGGATGCTCTGGCACTTGCAGGCCTTGACAGTGCTGCAATCCAGACGGTTGACGAGTTTGGTCGTGACGGCGGCGTTGAGATGATGCGCGCGGTTGGTTTGATCGATGTCTTGATTCCGCGGGGTGGAGCTGGCCTTATTCGTCAGGTGATCGACGAGGCCAAAGTTCCGGTAATTCAAACTGGCGATGGAGTCGTCCACATTTACATCGACGAAACCGCAAGGTTGGACTGGGCCGTCGAAATCGTACACAACGCCAAAGTCCAGCGCCCATCGGTTTGTAATGCTGCCGAAACCCTCCTGATTCACGAAAATGCCGTTGAGCGAATTCTTCCGGCGGTTCTTGACCGACTAGCTGAGTCGGGTGTGCGAATTCACGGCGATGAGGCAACCCAGGATGCCTTCTTTGCGGCGATTCCGGCAACAGAGGAAGACTGGTCTGCTGAGTACCACGACCTCGACATTGCGGTTCGTGTGGTAAAAGATCTCGATGAGGCTTTGGTGCACATCGCCCAGTACTCGACCAAGCACACCGAGGCAATTATTACCGAAAATGTGACCAACGCAGAACGCTTCCTGAACGAAGTTGACGCCTCGACCGTGATGGTCAACGCATCAACTCGCTTCACCGATGGTGGAGAGTTTGGTTTCGGCGCCGAAGTTGGTATTTCGACCCAAAAGCTTCACGCACGCGGGCCAATGGGCTTGCCTGAGCTGACCTCAACCAAGTGGCTAGTTCGCGGAACTGGTCAGGTTAGAGCCTAA
- the proB gene encoding glutamate 5-kinase, producing MGLQDRSELAAAKRVVVKVGSSSISGANEGKLELLVDALAAAHQRGTEVILVSSGAIATGMPLLGFETKPEDLPTSQALASVGQSRLISRYQQSLEKYGIVAGQVLLTSGDLEAQETRENARHAMDRLVSLRVLPIVNENDTVATQEIRFGDNDRLAALVAALVKADALILLSDVDALYDMPPAKPGAKRIDYVGFDEDLSGIEIGGSSSVVGTGGAVTKVSAARIATDSGVSVLLTSTDLVSEALLGAEVGTWFESDPSINN from the coding sequence TTGGGACTTCAGGACAGAAGCGAACTGGCTGCGGCTAAGCGAGTTGTTGTCAAAGTTGGATCATCTTCAATCAGTGGTGCCAACGAAGGCAAACTTGAGCTGCTAGTAGACGCACTGGCTGCTGCTCACCAGCGCGGCACTGAGGTAATCCTGGTTTCTTCTGGTGCAATCGCGACCGGAATGCCTTTGCTGGGCTTTGAAACTAAGCCTGAAGATCTTCCTACTTCGCAAGCCTTGGCCTCAGTGGGGCAAAGCCGACTGATCTCTCGTTACCAGCAGAGCCTTGAGAAGTACGGAATTGTTGCTGGTCAGGTCCTGCTCACTTCTGGAGACCTTGAAGCTCAAGAAACCCGCGAGAATGCACGGCACGCCATGGACAGACTCGTTTCTCTTCGCGTCTTGCCGATTGTCAACGAAAATGACACCGTTGCCACCCAAGAGATTCGTTTTGGCGACAACGATCGGCTCGCGGCACTGGTCGCTGCTTTGGTTAAGGCCGATGCCTTGATTCTGCTCAGCGATGTTGATGCGCTCTACGACATGCCACCGGCAAAGCCTGGTGCCAAGCGCATCGATTATGTCGGTTTTGACGAGGATCTTTCAGGTATTGAAATCGGCGGCAGCAGTTCTGTTGTTGGCACCGGGGGAGCAGTTACCAAAGTTTCTGCAGCACGCATTGCAACCGATTCAGGCGTATCCGTGTTGCTGACCAGCACCGACCTTGTCTCAGAGGCCTTACTTGGTGCCGAGGTCGGCACCTGGTTTGAGTCTGATCCTTCAATCAATAACTAA
- the obgE gene encoding GTPase ObgE, which translates to MVSFVDQVTLHVRAGDGGDGCVSVKREKFKPLAGPDGADGGKGGSISLISDPNVTTLLDFHFHPHRAAGDGGDGAGDFRNGHHGESLQLSVPVGTVVKDARGKVIADLDEPGVELIIAEGGIGGLGNAALSSSKRKAPGFALFGVPGWRGDIILELKSVADVALVGYPSAGKSSLIAALSAARPKIADYPFTTLHPNLGVVQAGDTRFTIADVPGLIEGASEGKGLGLQFLRHVERCAALLHVIDCATLEPNRDPITDLDKILKELDAYEVPEGEIPLTKRPQLIALNKADVPDAKELAEFVRPDLEARGYKVFIISAVSKEGLRELNFALAKLVEDARREKEAEPVKPRIHLMQAKRDESKFEIRREEIGGEEIFRVLGPKPERWVHQTNFANEEAIGYLADRLGKIGLEQELFKAGAVAGSTVVIGPDKGIVFDWEPAIASNAELIAGPRGTDARFDMRERRTTKERRATYKERMDAKAELREEMRKEGVAGIWSAPEDFEKED; encoded by the coding sequence TTGGTTTCATTTGTCGACCAAGTGACCCTTCACGTGCGCGCCGGCGATGGCGGAGACGGCTGTGTTTCTGTTAAGCGTGAAAAGTTCAAGCCACTTGCTGGCCCAGATGGTGCCGACGGTGGCAAGGGTGGCAGCATCAGCCTGATTTCCGATCCAAACGTCACCACACTCTTGGATTTCCACTTTCACCCTCACCGCGCTGCTGGTGACGGCGGCGACGGCGCCGGCGATTTCAGAAATGGTCACCACGGTGAAAGCCTCCAGCTCTCTGTTCCAGTTGGAACTGTAGTGAAGGACGCCCGCGGAAAAGTCATCGCCGACCTTGATGAGCCTGGCGTTGAGCTAATCATTGCCGAGGGCGGAATTGGTGGCCTTGGAAACGCCGCACTTTCCAGCTCAAAGCGTAAGGCGCCTGGTTTTGCACTGTTTGGCGTACCAGGATGGCGCGGGGATATCATCCTCGAACTTAAGAGCGTTGCAGATGTTGCTCTGGTTGGTTATCCAAGTGCGGGCAAGTCATCGCTGATCGCGGCGCTGTCTGCAGCCCGCCCAAAGATTGCTGACTACCCGTTCACAACTTTGCACCCAAACCTAGGTGTGGTTCAGGCCGGTGACACTCGATTCACAATCGCCGATGTACCAGGACTAATCGAAGGCGCCAGCGAGGGTAAGGGGCTTGGTCTCCAGTTCCTTCGCCACGTCGAGCGTTGTGCAGCATTGCTACACGTAATTGACTGTGCAACCCTCGAGCCAAACCGTGACCCAATCACCGATTTGGACAAAATTCTCAAAGAGCTTGATGCCTATGAGGTGCCTGAGGGTGAGATTCCGCTCACCAAGCGCCCTCAACTAATTGCACTTAATAAGGCCGATGTTCCTGACGCCAAGGAACTGGCTGAATTCGTTCGACCAGATCTAGAGGCTCGCGGGTACAAGGTCTTCATCATCTCGGCAGTAAGCAAAGAGGGTCTTCGTGAGCTTAACTTTGCCTTGGCCAAGCTGGTTGAAGATGCCCGTCGTGAAAAAGAAGCTGAACCTGTTAAGCCGCGTATCCACTTGATGCAGGCAAAACGCGATGAATCGAAGTTTGAGATTCGTCGCGAGGAAATCGGAGGAGAGGAAATCTTCCGAGTTCTTGGTCCGAAGCCAGAGCGTTGGGTTCACCAAACCAACTTTGCCAACGAAGAAGCGATTGGTTACTTGGCTGACCGCCTGGGCAAGATTGGCCTCGAGCAGGAGCTTTTCAAAGCTGGAGCTGTCGCTGGTTCTACCGTTGTGATCGGTCCAGACAAGGGCATCGTCTTTGACTGGGAGCCTGCGATTGCCTCGAATGCAGAGCTAATTGCTGGTCCACGCGGAACTGACGCCCGTTTTGACATGCGCGAACGCCGTACCACCAAGGAACGCCGCGCAACCTACAAAGAACGCATGGATGCTAAGGCAGAATTGCGTGAGGAAATGCGCAAAGAGGGTGTGGCCGGCATTTGGTCAGCACCTGAGGACTTCGAAAAGGAAGATTAA